The Thermodesulfobacteriota bacterium DNA segment GGGCGGATGTCCGCGGACCGCCAGCCGTTTTTGGGGGACGAGACGTGAAACAGGGGCTCCCGGTTCCAGGTGCGGATTGCCCGGCCGGTCGCTTCCTCAACGGTCAGGCCGTCCGGCAGGCAGCGGTGGTGATGGACGTCGTACACCAGGGGAATTTTCATTTTTTCGCAGACCGGCAGCAGATCCGCCGGTGAATAGCTGATGTCGTCGTTTTCAAGGGTCAGCCGTTTTCTCACGGCCGGGGCCAGCCCGCGGATGGTATTCATGAGGCGGGCCAGGGCGGACGTCTTGTCCCCGTAAACCCCGCCGGCATGGATGTTGATCACGTCGGCGTGGACCCAGCCGGCAACTTGGGCCTGGTAGTTCAGGTCGGCGATGGAACGGGCCACCACCGTTGGATCGGGTGAGGACAAAATAATGAACTGGTCAGGGTGAAAGGTGGTCCGGATATGGTGTATTTTTGCGAACGTACCGCAGGATTTGAAGGCCTTGACGATTTGCTCCGCGTCCGGCAGGTCGGCGATATCGTACCCGACATCCGGATGCGTCTTTAACGGCAGGATCTGGCTGTTGACGCGGAAATCACCGATGCCCGCGGCATGGCAGTATTCCAGGGACTTTTTCAGGCTGTCCGCGTTGGACAGGCATATGTCCGACAGGCGGCGTCGCCGGTCCCGGGCGGGAAGGCCGGACAGGAAACGGGCGGTCGTCCGCCTGAAGGAGATGGGCTGGTCCTTGAATATGCAGCACAGGCCGAGTCTGATCATGGAGGTGTCTGTCCTTTGTTTTCAGGCTTGAACTTTTTGAGGCTTTCATAAAAGCCGTTTGCCCGGGCCATTTCGAGCACAACGCCGACATCGGGCCAAAAGGCGGTTTTCAGAAACAATAGATAGCCACTGGAACATCATAATA contains these protein-coding regions:
- the uvsE gene encoding UV DNA damage repair endonuclease UvsE, giving the protein MIRLGLCCIFKDQPISFRRTTARFLSGLPARDRRRRLSDICLSNADSLKKSLEYCHAAGIGDFRVNSQILPLKTHPDVGYDIADLPDAEQIVKAFKSCGTFAKIHHIRTTFHPDQFIILSSPDPTVVARSIADLNYQAQVAGWVHADVINIHAGGVYGDKTSALARLMNTIRGLAPAVRKRLTLENDDISYSPADLLPVCEKMKIPLVYDVHHHRCLPDGLTVEEATGRAIRTWNREPLFHVSSPKNGWRSADIRPHHDFINWKDFPASWLALDLTVEVEAKAKELAVLKLKKDLRKRYPG